From a single Candoia aspera isolate rCanAsp1 chromosome 2, rCanAsp1.hap2, whole genome shotgun sequence genomic region:
- the LOC134489531 gene encoding neuropeptide Y receptor type 6-like: MMDKTTPVPNMDPSVANSSKSQFLPFESCQPSLPAFLLLIIAYAVVMLVGLLGNLCLIIIIKKQKENQNVTNVLIANLSISDIFICVMCIPFTVAYTWMDYWVFGEAMCKITAFVQSMSVSVSTFSLVLIAVERHQLIVNPRGWKPNVSHAFWGIVFIWAFSVIISTPFLIFYQVSDDPLRNLSSHSESYANKIVCIEVWPSIEEQLGFTTTMLVFQYFFPLGFIFICYLKIFVCLQKRYSKVDKLRENGSRLNENRRINIMLISIVVTFGACWLPLHIFNIVFDWNYETLMHCHHNVVFTLCHLVAMISTCVNPIFYGFLNKNFQKDMIILLHNFRCLESQEIYENIALSTLNTDMSRGSLKFSSMPANI, translated from the coding sequence ATGATGGATAAAACTACTCCAGTACCCAACATGGATCCATCTGTGGCAAACAGCAGTAAGTCACAGTTTTTGCCCTTTGAATCCTGCCAGCCGTCTCTCCCTGCATTCTTGTTGCTCATCATAGCATATGCTGTAGTCATGCTGGTCGGACTTCTGGGCAACCTTTGCCTAATTATCATCatcaagaaacaaaaagaaaatcaaaatgtaaCTAATGTTTTGATTGCAAACCTCTCCATATCTGATATCTTCATTTGCGTCATGTGTATTCCTTTTACTGTTGCATATACTTGGATGGATTACTGGGTTTTTGGTGAAGCTATGTGTAAAATAACTGCTTTTGTGCAAAGTATGTCTGTCTCCGTTTCTACGTTTTCACTTGTATTAATTGCAGTTGAGAGGCATCAGTTAATAGTGAACCCACGTGGTTGGAAGCCCAATGTTTCACATGCATTCTGGGGAATTGTCTTCATTTGGGCATTTTCTGTAATAATATCCACTCCCTTCTTGATATTTTACCAAGTTTCTGATGACCCCCTGCGAAACCTCTCTTCCCACAGTGAGAGCTATGCCAACAAAATTGTCTGCATTGAGGTGTGGCCATCCATCGAAGAACAGCTGGGCTTCACCACCACCATGTTAGTTTTCCAGTACTTCTTTCCCCTAGGGTTCATTTTCATCTGTTATCTAAAGATATTTGTGTGCCTGCAGAAGCGGTACAGTAAAGTGGATAAGTTAAGGGAGAATGGGAGCAGGTTAAATGAAAATAGAAGGATTAATATTATGTTAATTTCAATTGTTGTGACGTTTGGGGCCTGCTGGTTACCTCTGCACATATTTAACATTGTGTTTGACTGGAATTATGAAACCTTGATGCATTGCCACCACAATGTGGTCTTTACCTTGTGCCACTTGGTAGCCATGATCTCAACATGTGTTAATCCCATTTTTTATGGATTCCTCAACAAGAATTTTCAAAAAGATATGATTATTCTGCTTCACAACTTCAGATGCTTGGAATCTCAAGAGATATATGAGAACATTGCCCTTTCAACTCTGAACACTGATATGTCCAGGGGATccctgaaattcagcagcatgcCTGCAAACATCTGA